In the genome of Ignavibacteriota bacterium, one region contains:
- a CDS encoding T9SS type A sorting domain-containing protein: MKCKTLLVLYLILFSSNLLISSNDDSSKKINKTNIKEHYTKFNINNISTFIYNNGNADINPYGNSGFVYPNGSSLAAVFESGLVWGGKVNEKILVGGSTYSQGLYGGKILENGKAQDPNDESVRVYRVRPDFKTGNLENEILDENKTEEEIRNQYALDWNEWPAKDGAPFKDIDNDGNYNPEIDIPGVPGASQTLWYVANDLDSNRAKELYGSSTMGIEMQVTVWGYKNYEVVKNMLFKKYILINKSKNTIKDMYVSQWSDPDVGDAGDDFVGCDTSLSLGYAYNGDLFDGVYGSDVPAVGFNFLQGPIVESNSSDSAKFNGKILRGYKNLPMTSFSFFIGSDPLYMDPNLANYTLGTLNYYRLMLGLVGTTGEPFIDPTTNKKTVFTLSGDPYTGQGWIDGIIHPPGDRRMLLNSGPFLMEPGDTQEVIVAEIAAGGTIGINSRESVRLLKLYDYLSKDFYDNDFYQISDFNAAHPTLYKSELDKEIILSWYENTNIKELETINYTNFKFQGYTVYQFPSDRFKKSEAKEIFVFDIKDGVAKIISPIEQIHNESDLFEIVKDGTDSGLKRHVSIKKDYLNSEKPLNNGSKYYYGISAYLNNNDHNLVYYPKILESDISTIAAIPQEPKPGESFPNNYGDKIFFYQNDENNFQFKVSVVEPKKIVAGNYKFELIASSNWNNINWNLYFNDNLVQQNLRISIADNQNKYLPFYFNGLEIFPSIFDTTDVDPSKLNYEFTFKSSGALYNDRVIAEKQIKEINVFPNPYYCTQNSEIHQFEKFVTISHLPQKAKIRIFNLAGHLIRTINKDDESQFVRWDLTNESYFWIASGVYLIYIEMPDLKETKILKLAVIMEDVVPDFF, translated from the coding sequence ATGAAATGCAAAACTCTTCTCGTTTTATATTTAATATTATTTTCCTCAAATTTACTAATTTCCTCAAATGATGATTCTTCTAAGAAGATAAATAAAACAAATATAAAAGAACACTATACAAAATTTAACATTAACAATATTTCAACTTTCATTTATAATAACGGAAACGCTGACATAAATCCTTATGGCAATTCCGGATTTGTTTATCCAAATGGAAGTAGTTTAGCTGCTGTTTTTGAATCTGGATTAGTCTGGGGTGGAAAAGTAAATGAAAAGATTTTAGTAGGCGGCTCAACATATTCGCAAGGCTTATACGGCGGAAAAATATTGGAAAACGGCAAAGCTCAAGATCCGAATGATGAGTCAGTCAGAGTTTATAGAGTCCGTCCGGATTTTAAAACAGGTAATTTAGAAAATGAAATTTTAGATGAAAACAAAACTGAAGAAGAGATAAGAAATCAATATGCACTTGATTGGAATGAATGGCCGGCAAAAGACGGCGCTCCATTCAAAGATATTGATAATGATGGAAATTATAATCCGGAAATTGACATCCCTGGAGTTCCAGGAGCTTCACAGACACTTTGGTATGTAGCAAATGATTTGGATTCAAACAGGGCAAAAGAACTATATGGTTCTTCAACAATGGGAATAGAGATGCAAGTGACGGTTTGGGGATACAAAAATTATGAAGTAGTTAAAAATATGCTGTTCAAAAAATATATTTTAATTAATAAAAGCAAAAATACTATTAAAGATATGTATGTTTCACAATGGAGTGATCCGGATGTTGGTGATGCCGGTGATGATTTTGTGGGTTGTGATACAAGTTTAAGTCTTGGTTATGCATATAATGGTGATTTGTTTGATGGCGTTTACGGATCCGATGTACCTGCTGTTGGCTTTAACTTTTTGCAGGGACCCATTGTTGAAAGTAATTCAAGTGATTCAGCAAAATTCAATGGTAAAATTTTAAGAGGATACAAAAATTTACCAATGACATCATTTTCATTCTTTATTGGAAGTGATCCTTTATATATGGATCCAAATTTAGCTAATTATACATTAGGAACTTTAAATTATTATCGACTAATGTTAGGCTTAGTCGGAACAACCGGCGAACCTTTTATTGATCCAACTACTAATAAAAAAACAGTATTTACACTTTCCGGTGATCCATACACAGGACAAGGATGGATTGATGGTATAATACATCCTCCTGGCGACAGAAGAATGCTTTTGAATAGCGGTCCTTTTTTAATGGAGCCCGGAGATACTCAAGAGGTAATTGTAGCCGAAATTGCTGCAGGCGGTACAATTGGAATTAACTCAAGAGAATCTGTGAGACTGCTTAAATTATATGATTATCTTTCAAAGGATTTTTATGATAATGATTTTTATCAAATTTCCGATTTTAATGCAGCTCATCCAACCTTATATAAAAGTGAACTTGATAAGGAAATTATTTTATCTTGGTATGAGAATACAAACATAAAAGAATTGGAAACAATTAATTATACTAATTTTAAATTTCAAGGTTATACAGTTTATCAGTTTCCAAGTGATAGGTTTAAAAAATCAGAAGCAAAAGAAATTTTTGTTTTTGATATTAAGGATGGCGTAGCTAAAATTATTTCACCAATTGAACAAATACATAATGAATCAGACTTGTTTGAAATTGTTAAAGATGGAACCGATTCCGGTTTAAAGCGTCACGTGTCAATTAAAAAAGACTACTTAAATTCAGAGAAACCTTTAAACAATGGTTCAAAATATTATTACGGCATTTCAGCATATTTAAATAATAATGATCATAATTTAGTTTATTATCCTAAAATTTTAGAATCGGATATATCAACCATCGCGGCAATTCCTCAAGAGCCAAAGCCGGGAGAATCCTTCCCCAATAATTATGGAGATAAAATATTCTTTTATCAAAATGATGAGAATAATTTTCAATTTAAGGTTTCGGTCGTTGAACCTAAAAAAATTGTAGCTGGAAATTATAAATTTGAACTTATTGCGAGTTCAAACTGGAACAATATAAATTGGAATTTATATTTTAATGATAATTTAGTCCAACAAAATCTACGTATAAGTATTGCCGATAATCAAAATAAATATTTACCTTTTTATTTTAACGGTTTAGAAATTTTTCCATCAATTTTTGATACAACTGATGTTGATCCTTCTAAATTGAATTATGAATTTACATTTAAATCATCTGGTGCATTATATAATGATCGGGTTATAGCCGAAAAACAAATTAAAGAAATAAATGTTTTTCCAAATCCTTATTACTGTACACAAAACAGCGAAATTCATCAATTTGAAAAATTCGTTACTATCAGTCACCTGCCGCAAAAAGCTAAAATTAGGATTTTTAATCTTGCCGGTCACTTGATTAGAACAATTAATAAGGATGATGAATCTCAATTTGTTCGATGGGATTTAACAAATGAAAGTTATTTTTGGATTGCTAGCGGCGTTTATTTAATATACATTGAAATGCCTGATTTAAAAGAAACAAAAATTTTGAAATTAGCAGTAATAATGGAGGATGTCGTCCCGGATTTCTTTTAA
- a CDS encoding T9SS type A sorting domain-containing protein: MKKITLIFFLISFANLTAQEKSINYCIKSQLSKYDNFLNINYEGDFNIDVTYYKLNLEITNTPDFLKGDVTINAKSNFNNLTNIFIDLQKKLSVKSVLVDGNTVNYTHDNSNTIKIDLGKSLQLNQKFSIQIIYEGVPGSSGFGSFIFSDHNGSPVIWSLSEPYGASDWFPCKDTPADKADSSDVWITADDFFYSVSNGKLVEIVDNGNGTKTFKWKNHYPIAHYLISLAMTNYEIYEKQFEYTENKFMPVIHYNYPENLTEERKIDLDKTTEMLKVFSDLFGEYPFIKEKYGHAEFGWGGGMEHQTVSSMGGFDESIVSHELSHQWFGDKVTCKNWQNIWLNEGFATYSEALWYEAKYGKENYNNEINNLMFWSTFAEGSIYVQDISSIDQIFDGARSYSKGAVVLHMLRGIIGDSLFFKSLRTYISHPNYAYNVAETEDFQNICEEVSETDLDYFFNEWIYGENYPKYSLEWSYNPIGNNNYNVQLILTQKNNINPTFFTMPVQFLIKTSLKDTLVKEFNNSSSQIFNYIVEGMPSNVQIDPNNLILKSVQNITSVNNPVQNFDFNLEQNYPNPFNPVTTIKYSIPYSGKREIQNVKIIIYDVLGKEIAKIVNQKQNPGNYKVEFDGSNLPSGIYVYQLQVGNLFNSKKMILLK; the protein is encoded by the coding sequence ATGAAAAAAATAACTTTAATATTTTTTTTAATTTCATTTGCCAATTTAACAGCTCAGGAAAAGTCCATTAATTACTGTATTAAATCGCAACTTAGTAAATACGATAATTTTTTAAATATTAATTACGAAGGCGATTTTAATATAGACGTTACTTATTATAAACTGAATTTGGAAATAACCAATACACCCGATTTTCTAAAAGGTGATGTAACAATCAATGCAAAAAGTAATTTTAACAACTTAACAAATATATTCATTGATCTGCAGAAAAAATTAAGTGTAAAAAGTGTTTTAGTTGACGGAAATACGGTCAATTACACACATGATAATTCAAATACAATTAAAATAGATTTGGGCAAAAGCCTTCAACTAAATCAAAAATTTTCCATTCAAATAATTTATGAAGGAGTACCGGGAAGTTCGGGATTCGGAAGCTTTATTTTCAGCGATCATAACGGTTCACCGGTTATTTGGTCTTTAAGTGAACCATATGGTGCAAGCGATTGGTTTCCGTGTAAAGACACTCCCGCAGATAAAGCAGATTCTTCGGACGTTTGGATAACGGCAGATGATTTTTTCTACAGTGTTTCAAACGGTAAGCTTGTTGAAATAGTTGATAATGGAAATGGAACAAAAACATTTAAATGGAAAAATCATTATCCGATTGCGCATTATTTAATTTCTTTAGCAATGACAAATTATGAAATTTATGAAAAACAGTTTGAATATACTGAAAACAAATTTATGCCTGTTATTCATTATAACTATCCCGAAAATTTAACTGAAGAAAGAAAAATAGATTTGGATAAAACAACTGAAATGCTGAAAGTATTTTCCGATTTGTTTGGCGAATATCCGTTTATTAAAGAAAAATATGGACACGCGGAATTCGGTTGGGGCGGCGGTATGGAACATCAAACCGTTTCTTCAATGGGTGGTTTTGATGAAAGTATTGTTTCTCACGAGCTTTCTCATCAATGGTTCGGCGATAAAGTTACTTGTAAAAACTGGCAGAATATTTGGCTTAATGAAGGCTTTGCCACTTATTCGGAAGCTCTTTGGTATGAAGCAAAATACGGGAAAGAAAATTACAATAATGAAATAAATAATTTAATGTTTTGGTCAACTTTTGCCGAAGGATCAATTTATGTTCAAGATATTTCATCAATTGATCAAATTTTTGACGGCGCGAGAAGCTATTCAAAAGGTGCGGTTGTTCTGCATATGCTTAGAGGAATTATAGGCGATTCATTATTTTTCAAATCACTGCGGACGTATATTTCGCATCCAAATTATGCTTACAATGTTGCCGAAACTGAAGATTTTCAAAATATTTGTGAAGAAGTCTCCGAAACTGATTTGGATTACTTTTTCAATGAATGGATTTACGGTGAAAATTATCCTAAATATTCTTTGGAATGGAGTTATAATCCAATTGGAAATAACAATTATAATGTTCAGCTTATCCTAACGCAAAAAAACAATATTAATCCGACATTCTTCACAATGCCGGTTCAATTTTTAATTAAAACCAGTTTAAAAGATACTTTGGTTAAGGAATTTAATAATTCATCTTCGCAAATATTCAATTATATTGTTGAGGGAATGCCTTCCAACGTACAAATTGATCCAAATAATTTAATTTTAAAATCTGTTCAAAACATTACCTCTGTAAATAATCCAGTACAAAATTTCGATTTTAATCTGGAGCAAAATTATCCAAATCCATTTAATCCGGTGACAACAATCAAATATTCAATTCCATACAGCGGAAAAAGAGAAATACAGAATGTAAAAATTATTATTTATGACGTACTTGGAAAAGAAATAGCAAAAATTGTAAATCAAAAACAAAATCCCGGAAATTATAAAGTTGAGTTTGATGGAAGCAATTTACCAAGCGGTATTTATGTTTATCAACTTCAAGTAGGAAATTTATTCAATTCAAAAAAAATGATTTTGTTAAAGTAA
- a CDS encoding dicarboxylate/amino acid:cation symporter produces MSRHTKIFLGLVAGAIFGILSNIYLSQTAFLDFVQTYFSDPLGKIFLNMLIMMVIPLVFASLSLGVAQIGDLKNLGRIGLKTISYFFIVTTLAVAIGLVLVNTIKPGNYLSDEIKTKLLTTYKSEATEIKEKSENIEFGIQTFVNIVPRNPVAAIAKPNPEMLSLIFFSLIVGIALTLISKEKAKPVINLLEGINEITLVVINLAMKLAPYGVFALIFSTTSKFGFELLIALSMYVITVVLGLTIHQLVSFPILIKVFAKYNPWSFFKKIETVMLTGFSTSSSSATLPTTISVSQNNLGIPPHITGFVLPLGATMNMNGTALFEGVTVLFLAQVFGVHLSLGVQLIVVLMSVLTAVGTAGVPSGSIPLLVMVLMMVNVPAEGIAIILGVDRFLDMSRTILNVTGDITCAAYVAKSEGYELSK; encoded by the coding sequence ATGAGCAGACATACAAAAATTTTCCTAGGCTTAGTTGCGGGAGCAATATTTGGGATTCTTAGCAATATTTACCTGAGTCAAACAGCTTTTTTGGATTTTGTGCAGACATATTTTTCCGATCCGCTTGGTAAAATATTTCTCAACATGCTAATAATGATGGTTATTCCATTGGTTTTTGCAAGTTTGTCATTGGGTGTTGCTCAAATAGGCGATTTAAAAAACCTTGGCAGAATTGGATTAAAAACAATTTCATATTTTTTTATTGTAACAACTTTAGCCGTGGCAATTGGCTTGGTATTGGTTAATACTATAAAACCGGGGAATTATTTATCGGATGAAATTAAGACAAAGTTATTAACTACATATAAAAGTGAAGCTACAGAGATTAAGGAAAAATCTGAAAATATAGAATTTGGGATTCAAACATTTGTAAATATTGTCCCGCGAAATCCTGTAGCGGCAATTGCAAAACCAAATCCTGAAATGTTATCGCTTATTTTCTTTTCTTTAATTGTCGGCATTGCTTTAACTCTAATCAGCAAGGAAAAAGCCAAACCTGTTATAAATCTTTTAGAAGGCATAAATGAAATTACACTTGTTGTAATAAATTTAGCCATGAAATTAGCGCCCTATGGAGTTTTTGCATTAATATTCAGCACAACTTCAAAATTCGGTTTTGAACTTTTGATTGCATTAAGTATGTATGTTATTACAGTAGTTCTAGGTCTTACAATTCATCAATTGGTTTCTTTTCCAATTCTAATTAAAGTTTTCGCAAAGTATAATCCTTGGTCATTTTTTAAGAAAATAGAAACTGTAATGCTGACCGGATTTTCTACAAGTTCAAGCAGTGCAACTTTGCCCACGACAATTTCAGTTTCCCAAAATAATTTGGGAATTCCGCCTCACATAACCGGATTCGTACTTCCTTTAGGTGCAACAATGAATATGAACGGAACGGCATTATTTGAAGGTGTTACGGTTTTATTTCTCGCGCAAGTATTCGGCGTTCATTTAAGTCTTGGTGTTCAGCTTATTGTTGTTTTAATGAGTGTTCTAACAGCAGTTGGAACTGCCGGTGTTCCTTCCGGATCAATACCGCTTTTGGTTATGGTTTTAATGATGGTTAATGTTCCGGCTGAAGGCATTGCAATTATTCTAGGTGTAGATAGGTTTCTTGATATGAGCAGAACAATTTTAAATGTTACGGGCGATATTACCTGTGCTGCTTATGTTGCAAAATCTGAAGGATACGAACTTAGTAAATAA
- a CDS encoding TerC/Alx family metal homeostasis membrane protein — protein MEIHFLFWLIFAALFIVVFIFDLVYTSHHKGKINIKAALMWSVIWIAAGFAFAILIYFYFPDGHTKSFEYIASYLIEKSLSVDNLFVFLMIFGTMGIPDKHQPRILKWGIIGAVVLRIIFILAGVQLLKTFSFMIYIFGAVLVYTAVKMFTAKDQKIHPNDNVFVKITKKFFPVKTDVETDHFFVKIGKKRYATVAFITLILIESTDLIFAIDSIPAVLAITHDSFIAITSNLFAILGLRSLFFALAGILNLFQYLKYGISFILLFIGIKMLISGFYHIPVQISLIVILAALSISVFASIVLKGNKTNKL, from the coding sequence ATGGAAATTCATTTCCTCTTTTGGCTGATATTTGCAGCATTGTTTATTGTCGTCTTTATTTTTGATCTTGTTTATACAAGTCATCACAAAGGAAAAATTAATATAAAAGCAGCTTTAATGTGGAGTGTTATTTGGATTGCTGCTGGTTTTGCATTTGCAATTTTAATCTACTTTTATTTTCCTGATGGGCATACAAAAAGTTTTGAATATATTGCCAGCTACTTAATTGAAAAATCATTATCTGTAGATAATTTGTTTGTATTTCTAATGATCTTTGGAACGATGGGAATACCCGATAAACATCAACCAAGAATTTTAAAATGGGGTATTATCGGCGCGGTTGTTTTAAGAATTATTTTTATTCTTGCCGGAGTTCAGCTATTAAAAACATTCAGTTTTATGATCTATATTTTTGGCGCAGTATTGGTTTATACGGCTGTAAAAATGTTTACCGCAAAAGATCAAAAAATTCACCCAAATGATAATGTATTTGTTAAAATAACAAAGAAGTTTTTCCCCGTAAAAACTGACGTTGAAACGGATCACTTTTTTGTAAAGATCGGTAAAAAAAGATATGCAACAGTAGCATTTATAACATTAATCTTGATAGAATCAACCGATTTAATATTTGCAATAGACTCAATTCCTGCCGTCTTGGCTATTACACACGATTCATTTATTGCGATTACTTCAAACCTTTTTGCAATTTTAGGTCTGCGTTCACTTTTCTTTGCGTTGGCAGGAATTTTAAATTTATTCCAATATTTAAAATATGGAATTTCTTTTATTCTGTTATTTATTGGAATTAAAATGCTAATTAGCGGGTTTTATCATATTCCTGTTCAAATTTCTTTAATAGTTATACTTGCCGCGTTAAGTATTTCGGTATTTGCTTCTATTGTATTGAAAGGAAACAAAACAAATAAATTATAA
- a CDS encoding sodium ion-translocating decarboxylase subunit beta translates to MQQFFEFVSHGFDQFMRYTAFTNFTIGHLIMIIVAMVFLYLAIAKDYEPLLLVPIGFGILIGNIPFLEGANLQLGIYEKGSVLNYLYYGVTQGIYPPLIFLGIGAMTDFSTLLSNPKLILIGAAAQLGIFGAYTLSLALGYLPQHSAAIAIIGGADGPTAIFLSSKLAPELVGAIAVSAYSYMALVPVIQPPIMKLLTTDKERLIKMKPPRQVSKLEKILFPVVGLLLTCFITPSALPLLGMLFFGNILKESGVTKRLADTAKGSLIDIVTILIGLTVGASTQATTFLTAKSIGIFGLGALSFVIATTGGVMFVKIMNLFLSEENKINPLIGNAGVSAVPDSARVSQIVGLQYDSKNHLLMHAMAPNVAGVIGSAVAAGILLSFFMG, encoded by the coding sequence ATGCAGCAATTTTTTGAATTTGTTTCTCACGGTTTTGATCAATTTATGCGTTACACTGCATTTACCAATTTTACAATCGGACATCTTATAATGATTATTGTTGCGATGGTATTTCTTTATTTGGCAATAGCAAAAGATTACGAACCATTATTATTAGTTCCAATAGGTTTTGGTATCTTAATTGGAAATATTCCATTTTTGGAAGGGGCAAATCTACAATTAGGAATTTACGAAAAAGGCAGTGTTCTAAACTATTTATATTATGGTGTAACTCAAGGAATTTACCCGCCTTTAATATTTTTAGGAATTGGAGCAATGACGGATTTTTCGACCTTACTTTCAAATCCAAAATTAATATTAATTGGAGCCGCAGCGCAACTTGGAATTTTTGGAGCATATACTTTATCATTAGCATTAGGATATCTTCCACAGCATTCTGCTGCTATTGCAATTATTGGTGGAGCAGATGGACCAACTGCAATTTTTTTATCTTCAAAATTAGCTCCGGAATTGGTCGGTGCTATCGCAGTTTCTGCTTATTCATACATGGCTTTGGTTCCAGTTATTCAGCCTCCAATTATGAAATTACTTACAACTGATAAAGAAAGATTAATTAAAATGAAACCGCCAAGACAAGTTTCAAAATTAGAAAAAATTCTATTCCCAGTTGTTGGTTTGTTATTAACTTGCTTTATTACTCCTTCAGCTCTACCATTATTGGGGATGTTATTTTTTGGCAACATTTTAAAAGAAAGCGGTGTAACAAAAAGATTGGCAGATACTGCAAAAGGTTCTTTAATTGATATTGTAACAATTTTAATTGGATTAACAGTTGGCGCATCGACACAGGCAACAACATTTTTAACTGCAAAATCAATTGGAATTTTTGGATTGGGTGCTCTATCCTTTGTGATTGCAACAACTGGCGGTGTAATGTTTGTAAAAATTATGAACTTATTTTTAAGTGAAGAGAATAAGATTAATCCGCTAATTGGGAATGCCGGTGTTTCAGCGGTTCCCGATAGCGCTAGAGTTTCCCAAATTGTTGGATTGCAATATGATTCAAAAAATCATTTGCTTATGCACGCAATGGCACCAAATGTAGCTGGTGTAATAGGTTCAGCAGTTGCCGCGGGTATTTTACTTTCTTTTTTCATGGGGTAG
- a CDS encoding biotin/lipoyl-binding protein — MKKFKFTINGSDYDVEIVNIEDNIAEVEVNGTSYNVQVNKQIQTTKTPKLVRSIVTPSTDIAKSEQRTSKPSEVKGAGFIKSPLPGVILNVHVREGDIVKMGDKLITLEAMKMENSVNADKEGKILKINVRQGDSVMEGDVLVEIGG; from the coding sequence ATGAAAAAGTTTAAATTTACAATAAATGGAAGTGATTACGACGTTGAGATTGTTAATATTGAAGATAATATTGCCGAAGTTGAAGTTAATGGAACATCCTATAATGTTCAAGTTAATAAACAAATTCAGACAACAAAGACTCCCAAATTAGTTAGGTCAATAGTTACTCCATCGACAGACATTGCAAAGTCTGAGCAAAGAACATCTAAACCATCAGAAGTTAAGGGTGCCGGTTTCATAAAATCTCCATTGCCGGGTGTTATTTTAAATGTTCATGTAAGAGAAGGCGATATCGTAAAAATGGGAGATAAACTAATTACACTTGAAGCTATGAAAATGGAAAACAGTGTTAATGCAGATAAAGAAGGTAAAATTTTAAAAATTAATGTTCGACAAGGTGACTCAGTTATGGAAGGTGATGTTCTTGTAGAGATTGGAGGTTAA
- a CDS encoding OadG family protein, protein MNLGLILQATAAKLDSVTTAKIQENADKFTQIDPWGIGMTFVGMTVVFISLLLLYMLFFNITKLLNVKIKKSKKVEGKEPQEKENEQELSGNVGAAIAMALHLYMSELHDKENTVLTINKVARTYSPWSSKIYGLRQNPR, encoded by the coding sequence ATGAATTTAGGGTTAATTTTACAAGCAACAGCGGCAAAACTTGATTCGGTAACTACTGCAAAGATTCAAGAAAATGCAGATAAGTTCACTCAAATAGATCCTTGGGGCATTGGTATGACCTTTGTCGGAATGACTGTAGTTTTTATATCACTGCTTTTACTTTATATGCTCTTTTTTAATATTACAAAACTACTTAATGTTAAAATTAAAAAGTCAAAAAAAGTTGAAGGAAAAGAACCTCAAGAAAAAGAAAATGAACAAGAACTAAGCGGAAACGTTGGTGCCGCCATAGCAATGGCTTTACATTTATATATGAGTGAACTGCACGATAAAGAAAATACTGTACTTACAATAAATAAAGTTGCAAGAACCTATTCTCCGTGGAGTTCAAAAATTTATGGTTTAAGACAAAATCCAAGATAA
- a CDS encoding acyl-CoA carboxylase subunit beta: MALQDKIKELMDMRQKARMGGGEKRIDAQHQKGKFTARERIEMLLDDGSFEEFDMFVSHRTVDFGLDKQTYLSDGVVTGYGTIDGRLVYVFSQDFTIFGGSLSEMYAQKICKVMDKAMKVGAPVIGINDSGGARIQEGVKSLGGYAEIFQRNIMASGVVPQISAIFGPCAGGAVYSPALTDFTIMSKNTSYMFVTGPKVVKTVTGEIVTDEELGGAMVHGTKSGVTHFVADSEEEGILLIRKLLSYLPQNNLEDPPLVVCDDPIDRLEDSLNDIIPDSPNKPYDVKNVIHAIADNNEFLEIQRHYAPNIITGFARFNGISVGIVANQPNYLAGVLDINSSRKAARFVRFCDAFNIPILTLVDVPGFLPGTTQEYGGIILHGAKLLFAYGEATVPKITIILRKAYGGAYDVMGSKHLRGDINYAWPSAEIAVMGPRGAIEVLNSKEIAAIENPEEKNAFITQKETEYKQKFATPYAAAKYGYIDDIIEPRNTRFRVIRALQSLSTKKDVNPPKKHSNIPL, encoded by the coding sequence ATGGCGTTACAAGATAAGATTAAAGAATTGATGGACATGCGTCAAAAAGCACGAATGGGCGGAGGTGAAAAAAGAATTGACGCTCAACATCAAAAAGGTAAATTTACCGCACGCGAAAGAATTGAAATGCTTTTAGATGACGGTTCTTTTGAGGAATTCGATATGTTCGTTTCACATAGAACAGTTGATTTTGGTTTGGATAAACAAACATATTTATCGGATGGAGTTGTTACCGGATACGGAACAATAGACGGAAGATTGGTTTATGTATTTTCACAAGATTTTACAATTTTTGGCGGATCGCTTTCAGAAATGTATGCGCAGAAAATATGCAAAGTAATGGATAAAGCAATGAAAGTTGGAGCTCCGGTTATTGGAATTAATGACAGTGGCGGCGCAAGAATTCAAGAAGGAGTTAAAAGTTTAGGCGGCTATGCTGAAATTTTCCAAAGAAATATTATGGCTTCCGGCGTAGTTCCTCAAATTTCTGCAATATTTGGTCCTTGTGCGGGCGGCGCTGTTTATTCACCAGCTCTAACAGATTTTACAATAATGAGCAAGAATACAAGCTATATGTTTGTTACCGGTCCTAAAGTTGTAAAAACAGTTACAGGTGAGATTGTAACTGATGAAGAACTTGGCGGAGCAATGGTTCATGGAACCAAATCGGGTGTAACTCATTTTGTAGCAGATTCCGAAGAAGAAGGAATTTTACTAATTAGAAAATTACTAAGTTACTTGCCGCAAAATAATTTGGAAGACCCACCGCTTGTTGTTTGCGATGATCCAATTGACAGACTTGAAGATTCATTAAATGATATTATTCCGGATAGCCCAAATAAACCATACGATGTAAAAAATGTAATTCATGCAATAGCGGATAATAACGAATTTTTGGAAATACAAAGACATTATGCCCCGAATATTATTACCGGATTTGCTAGATTTAACGGAATTTCAGTGGGGATAGTTGCAAACCAGCCTAATTATTTAGCTGGTGTTTTGGATATAAATTCATCAAGAAAAGCAGCTAGATTTGTACGTTTCTGCGATGCATTCAATATTCCAATTTTAACTTTAGTAGATGTTCCGGGATTTTTACCGGGAACAACGCAAGAATACGGCGGAATTATTCTTCACGGAGCAAAATTATTATTTGCGTATGGAGAAGCAACAGTCCCTAAAATTACTATTATACTTCGTAAAGCTTATGGCGGAGCTTATGACGTTATGGGCTCGAAACATTTACGCGGTGATATTAACTATGCTTGGCCTTCAGCTGAAATCGCTGTTATGGGACCAAGAGGCGCGATAGAAGTTCTCAATAGCAAAGAAATTGCAGCTATAGAAAACCCTGAAGAAAAAAACGCTTTTATCACTCAAAAAGAAACAGAATATAAACAAAAATTTGCTACTCCCTATGCCGCAGCAAAATATGGTTATATTGATGATATCATTGAACCTAGAAATACCAGATTTAGAGTAATTAGAGCTTTACAATCTTTATCTACAAAGAAAGATGTAAATCCGCCTAAAAAACATTCCAATATTCCTTTGTGA
- the mce gene encoding methylmalonyl-CoA epimerase, protein MKLTHIEHLGIAVNNLEESIKFYEEKLGLKCYAIEEVPDQKVKTAFFKVGDTKIELLKSTSPEGPIGKFIEKKGEGIHHIAFHVDNLQESLNELNQKEVKLIDANPRKGAEGLNIAFLHPKSTGGVLTELCSDK, encoded by the coding sequence ATGAAACTTACACATATAGAACATTTAGGCATTGCGGTAAATAATTTAGAAGAGTCAATTAAATTTTACGAAGAAAAACTTGGACTAAAATGTTACGCAATTGAAGAAGTTCCGGATCAAAAAGTAAAAACCGCATTTTTTAAAGTCGGTGATACAAAAATTGAACTTTTAAAGTCCACCTCTCCAGAAGGCCCAATAGGAAAATTTATAGAAAAAAAAGGAGAAGGAATTCATCACATTGCGTTTCATGTAGATAATTTGCAGGAATCTTTAAATGAACTTAATCAAAAGGAAGTAAAATTAATTGATGCAAATCCGCGTAAAGGAGCTGAAGGATTGAATATTGCCTTCCTTCATCCAAAATCTACCGGTGGAGTTTTAACCGAACTTTGTTCAGATAAATAA